Below is a genomic region from Penaeus vannamei isolate JL-2024 chromosome 18, ASM4276789v1, whole genome shotgun sequence.
CAATGTAAATAACTCCCTTAGATTTTCATCAATAACCTCGCCAATGTAAATAACTCCCTTAGATTTTCATCAATAACCTCGCCAATGTAAATAACTCCCTTAGATTTTCATCAATAACCTCGCCAATGTAAATAACTCGCTTAGATTTTCATCAATAACCTCGCCAATGTAAATAGCTCCCTTAGATTTTCATCAATAACCTCGCCAATGTAAATAACTCCCTTAGATTTTCATCAATAACCTCGCCAATGTAAATAACTCCCTTAGATTTTCATCAATAACCTCGCCAATGTAAATAACTCCCTTAGATTTTCATCAATAACCTCGCCAATGTAAATAACTCCCTTAGATTTTCATCAATAACCTCGCCAATGTAAATAACTCGCTTAGATTTTCATCAATAACCTCGCCAATGTAAATAACTCCCTTAGATTTTCATCAATAACCTCGCCAATGTAAATAACTCCCTTAGATTTTCATCAATAACCTCGCCAATGTAAATAACTCCCTTAGATTTTCATCAATAACCTCGCCAATGTAAATAACTCCCATggattttcagtttatcgtaagcccacccacaccgctaattatcttcatttttttttttaatagtctcAATAACCTCGCCAATGTATAAATAACTCCcctatttttttatcaataaccTCGCCAATGTAAATAATTCCCTtagattttcagtttatcgtaagcccatcCACACcgcttattatcttcattttttccttttttttcaatagtCTCAATAACCTCGCCAATTacttaattttttaaatttaattacaccgctaattatcttcattttttttttctcgaatcacccgttgTATGATAAGAAATCAGTTGCCTCGTCAATGTTCCCGAGGATTTATAGGATTtacgataacgaattcatcgatcgtgagcttgacgttattttttttttagacattttcGAAATTAGTATATCATCGTCTTTCTTAAATCAGTTCAAAGTCATCTGCGTATtggaatttttaaaataatttccacAACACGTAACAGGACAGTGTTAACAATCTCTTAATTATTCCGTACAACCTGTTCttcgatgaaaaataaaaataattctaattATTCCGTACAACCTGTTCTTCGATGAAAAAGGCCGTATGCTTAAAGAATCTGGCATTGACATTgcttttacttacccgaacacgttactTAATACTTTGGTTAGGAATAGTATGGCTAGCGGTGCTATTGATACTtttccaggtatttacacgattccttttAAGGACTttccgaaattttacataggcgagaccggcagaacttttgaaaaaaaaaaataataataataaaataaataaataaatagaaaaaaaaaaaaaaaaaaaaaaaaaaaaaaaaaaaaaaatatatatatatatatatatatatatatatatatatatatatatatatatatatatatgtatatatgtatatatatatatatatatatatatatatatatatatatatatatatatatatatatatatatatatatatatatataatgggcatAGACgtgatacgccagagaatctaatgatTGTTTTATTCACTGACGAAGGACACCAGTTAAAGTGGATAGACGCTAAATTGATTCATAAATCGTCAAATTCATATGAGAGAAAAATGCTCGAAGCTCTTCTGATCGTAAAATTGGCCAATTTTACCTTGAGTGCTGGCTAATGGGGTTGAATCATCTTACCTCATTGCCAGTTGGTAAagtcttccccagactcttcgaccttgaccctcctcccgAGACCTGactcagatcttgttcattctcattctctaccACTTGTCGAAtttctacatatagatatgtatatatgtatgtatatatatatatatatatatatatatatatatatatatatatatattatatatatatataatatatatatatatatatatatatatatatatatatatatatatatatatatatgtatatgcatatatatatatatatatatatatatatatatatatatatatatatatatatatatatatatatacatatatatatatatatatatatatatatatatatatataatatatatatatatatatatatatatatatatatgcatatacatatatatatatatatatatatatatatatatatatatatatatatatatatatatatatatatatgtatatatatacatatacatatatatatgaacatacacatgatcatatatatatatatatatatatatatatatatatatatgtgtgtgtgtgtgtgtgtgtgtgtgtgtgtgtgtgtgtgtgtgtgtgtatgaacatgtgtatgttcatatatatgtgtgtatgtgtgcttgcgtttatatatatatatatatatatatatatatatatatatatatatatatatatatatatatatgtgtgtgtgtgtgtgtgtgtgtgtgtgtgtgtgtgtgtgtgtgtgtgagtggttgtgtgtgtgtgtgtgtgtgtgtgtgtctgtgcgtgttcgtgtgcgtgtgtgtgtgtgttcgtgtgtgtgtgtgtgcgtgtgtgtgtgtgtgcgtgtgtgtgtgtgtgtgcgtgtgtgcgtgtgtgtgtgtgtgtgtgtgtgtgtgtatatatgtgtgtgtgtgtgtgtgtgtgtgtgtgtgtgtgtatgtgtgtgtgtgtgtttgtgtgtgtgtgtgtgtgtgtgtgtgtatgtgtgtttgtgtgtgtgtgtgtgtgtgtgtgtgtgtgtgtatgtgtctgtatgttagtgtgtttgtgtgtgtgtgtgtgtatgtatgagtgtgtatgtgtgggtatatatatatatatatatatatatatatatatatatatatatatatatatatatatatatttgtatgtttgtatgtatatatatatatatgtatatatatatatatatatatatatatatatatatatatatatatatatatatatatatatatatatatatatatacatatatatatgtatatatacatatatacatatatatgaatatatacatatatatatatatatatatacatatacatatatatatatatatacatatatatatatatatatatatatatatatatatatatatatatatatatatatatatatatatatataccccagaGTTGTTACACACTCTGGGGTAAACTTGTGCACATATTATCAAACAAAGATAATTCACACGCATTTTGGTAACATTATCGTACAAGTAAAGACATTTACGTTTCATTTCagatacctacctatctatctatctatctttctacctatctatctatctttctatctatctatctatccatctatctatctgtgtgtgtgtgtgtgtgtgtgtgtgtgcatgtgtctgtgtgtataatagtATACTCATTTATACAAGATGCGTGTGTAtgaacatgtttatgtatatccacATCTATAAATTCTTGTTCATCCCTATGTTCTATATAAAGCTAATTGACCACATACCATATCCTAACATATCTGACATTATGCTGAAAAGTCGTTACAGCATTAATTGACTGCGTTAAGAAGTTGCAGTAACAACTAGCCTGCAACAGCAAATTCTACCCTTAGTATCCCTTGCTCTGCCGTTTTGGGCCAGTATGAATGACAGCATGGCCAGGGCATTGCGTGCATTACATAACCATTTCACGTCCATTATATCAGTGTCCAAATGACCAAAATACTTCAGCTGATGTTACATATATAGCACGATAACCAAGAACACAGAAAAAGACTAACCCTCGGGATATGAATAGTTCCCCCTACCTTTTAACCTCATAATACTTGAATTCCTATTCCTATATCCGCCTTTGTTTACAAGGTGCAACACGTGGCAGGCACatggcactcacacacaaacacgtgtgtgtgactgtacatatatatacatatatatgtatatatgtatgcatatatatatgtatatatacatatatatgtatgtatttctatatgtagatatattcatatatatatatatatatatatatatatatatatatatatatatatatatatatatatatatatatatatacatatgtgtgtgtgtgtatctatatgtgaatatgtatatatataaatacatatagatagatatgtggatgtttttatttatgcatacacacacacacacacacacacacacatatatatatatatatatatatacatatatatatatatatatatatatatatatatatatatatatatatatatatatatatatatgtatgtatgtatatatatatatatatatatatatatatatatatatatatatatatatacaaaatcacaTAATTCTCTTCCCTTAGAAAACGGTGATATGCGTATATGCGGCACTTCTTACCACAGCTGCCCCGTCGGGTCACACAGTCATCCCAGTTCCAGCTGTTCTGTACAGCGCACCTGATGTACAGAATGAACCTTCAGGAGGTTTTATCCGCACATCGCCAAGAACCGTTAGTACCAGCACCCCTAGACCCTCTAACCAATTGTCCCAAGTGAACCTCAGTGATGCTGTGAAACCCGGAACCAGCAGTGCAGCTCCTACAGGCGGTTCAGCTTTTCTTTCCACTTCGTCGGGAGATGTTACAGACTCACCAGGAGGCTTTACAAGTTCTGCAGGAGTTCTCATAGAACCAGCAGGTTCACATGGATTCATTCAAGGCTCAAGTGGCCTAGCTAGCACTTTAGATCTTTCACATTCTACAGAACCCTTCAAAGTTACCACGGAAAGTTCTGGAGGCTCTTCAGGAAGTTTGGGAAGCTCCTCTGGTACTTTTTCTATTGGAGGTTTTGGAACTTCTACAACAACCCCTAGAGGGACCACAGCAGGCCATGGAGACTCTACGGAAAAATATAGAGGGCTAACAGAAACTTCTGTAGGAACCTTTGGAGGCTCTACAACTGGCcttggaggctccacaggaggttttggaggctctacagctggccttggaggctccacaggaggttttggaggctctacagctggccttggaggctcctcaggaacctcctccacaggtggttttggaggctctacagctggccttggaggctcgacaggaggttttggaggctctacagctggctttggaggctccacaggaggttttggaggctctACAGCTGGCCTTGGAGGCTCCTCAGGAACCTCCTCCACAGGTGGTTTTGAAGGCTCTACAGCTGGCcttggaggctccacaggaggttttggaggctctacagctggccttggaggctccacaggaggttttggaggctctacagctggccttggaggctccacaggaggttttggaggctctACAGCTGGCCTTGGAGGTTCCTCAGGAACCTCCTCCACAGGTGGTTTTGGAGGCTCTACAGCTGGTcttggaggctccacaggaggttttggaggctctacagctggccttggaggctcctcaggaacctcctccacaggtggttttggaggctctacagctggtcttggaggctccacaggaggtATTGGAAGCTCTACAGCTGGCcttggaggctccacaggaggttttggaggctctACAGCTGGCCTTGGAGGCTCCTCAGGAACGTCCTCCACAGGTGGTTTTGGAGGCTCTACAGCTGGCCTGGGAGGCTCCACAGGAAGCTTTGAAGGCTCTGCAACTGGAACCTTCTCCACAGGAGGTTTTGGGGGCTCCCCAATAGGCTTCGGGGGAGGCTCTACAACAGGTTATGATAGTTCCTCAGGTACCTCCTCCACAGGTCTTGGAGGCTCTACAGCTGGGCTTGGAGGCTCCACAGGAACCTCCTCCACAGGAGGTATTAGAGGCTCCACAATAGGCTTCGGGGGAGGCTCTACAACAGGCTATGGGAGTTCCTCAGGTACCTCCTCCATAGGTCTTGGAGGCTCTACAGCTGGGCTTGGAGACTCCACAGGAGGATTTGGAGGCTCTACAGCTAGCCTTGGAGGCTCCTCAGGAACCTCCTccacaggaggttttggaggctctACAGGAGGTTTAGCAGGTTCTACTGCTGGCcttggaggctccacaggaggttttggaggctctacagctggccttggaggctccacaggaggttttggaggctctacagctggccttggaggctccacaggaggtttaggaggctctacagctggccttggaggctcctcaggaacctcctccacaggaggttttggaggctctACAGCTGGCCTTGGAGGCTCCACAGAAGGTTTAGGAGGCTCTACAGCTGGCCTTGGAGGCTCCTCGGGAACCTCCTCCACAGGAGGTACTGGAGGCTCCACAATAGGCTTCAAGGGAGGCTCTACAGCAGGCTATGGCAGCTCCTCAGGTACATCCTCCACAGGAGGTTTTGGAAGTTCTACAGCTGGCCATGGAGGCTTCTCAGGAACCTCCTccacaggaggttttggaggctctTCAGCTGGCGttggaggctccacaggaggtTTTGGAAGCTCTACAGCTGGCCATGGAGGCACCTCAGTAACCTCCTccacaggaggttttggaggctctTCAGCTGGCCTTGGAGGCTACACAGGAGGTTTAGCAGGAACTACAGCTGGCGTTGGAGGCTCAacaggaggttttggaggctctACAGCTGGCCTTGGAGGCTCCTCAGGAACCTCCTCCACAGGAGGGTTTGGAGGCTCTTCAGCTGGCCTTGGAGGCTCAacaggaggttttggaggctctACAGCTGGCCTTGGAGGCTCCTCAGGAACCTCCTCCACAGGAGATTTTGGAGGCTCTACAGCTGGCCTTGGAGGCTCCTCAGGAACCTCCTccacaggaggttttggaggctctACAGGAGGTTTAACAGGTTCTACTGCTGGCcttggaggctccacaggaggttttggaggctctacagctggccttggaggctccacaggaggttttggaggctctACAGCTGGCCTTGGAGGCTCCTCAGGAACCTCCTCCACAGGAGGTATTAGAGGCTCCACAATAGGCTTCGGGGGAGGCTCTACAACAGGCTATGGGAGTTCCTCAGGTACCTCCTCCACAGGTcttggaggctccacaggaggtCTTGGAGGCTCTACAGCTAGCCTTGGAGGCTCCTcaggaggttttggaggctccacaggaggtcttggaggctccacaggaggtCTTGGAGGCTCCACAGTAGGTCTTGGAGACTCCACAGGAGGTcttggaggctccacaggaggtcttggaggctccacaggaggtcttggaggctccacaggaggtcttggaggctccacaggaggtcttggaggctccacaggaggtcttggaggctccacaggaggtcttggaggctccacaggaggtCTTGGAGGCTCTACAGCTAGCCTTGGAGGCTCCTCAGGAACCTCCTccacaggaggttttggaggctcttcagctggccttggaggctccacaggaggtTTAGGAGGCTCTACAGCTGGCCTTGGAGGCTCCTCAGGAACCTCCTCCACAGGAGGTATTAGAGGCTCCCCAATAGGCTTCGGGGGAGGCTCTACAACAGGCTATGGGAGTTCCTCAGGTACCTCCTCCACAGGTCTTGGAGGCTCTACAGCTGGGCTTGGAGGCTCCGcaggaggttttggaggctctACAGCTGGCCTTGGAGGCTCCTCAGGAACCTCCTCCACAGGAGATTTTGGAGGCTCTACAGCTGGCcttggaggctccacaggaggttttggaggctctacagctggccttggaggctccacaggaggtttaggaggctctacagctggccttggaggctcctcaggaacctcctccacaggaggttttggaggctctACAGGAGGTTTAACAGGTTCTACTGCTGGCcttggaggctccacaggaggttttggaggctctacagctggccttggaggctccacaggaggttttggaggctctACAGCTGGCCTTGGAGGCTCCTCAGGAACCTCCTCCACAGGAGATTTTGGAGGCTCTACAGCTGGGcttggaggctccacaggaggttttggaggctctACAGCTGGCCTTGGAGACTCCTCAGGAACCTCCTCCACAGGAGGTATTAGAGGCTCCACAATAGGCTTCGAGGGAGGCTCTACAACAGGCTATGGGAGTTCCTCAGGTACCTCCTCCACAGGTcttggaggctccacaggaggtCTTGGAGGCTCTACAGCTAGCTTTGGAGGCTCCTCAGGAACCTCCTccacaggaggttttggaggctctACAGGAGGTTTAGCAGGTTCTACTGCTGGCcttggaggctccacaggaggttttggaggctctacagctggccttggaggctccacaggaggttttggaggctctacagctggccttggaggctccacaggaggttttggaggctctACAGCTGGCTTAGGAGGCAccacaggaggttttggaggctccacaggaggtcttggaggctccacaggaggtCTTGGAGGCTCCTCAGGAACCTCCTCCACAGGAGGCTTTGGAGGCTCTTCAGCTGGCcttggaggctccacaggaggtttaggaggctctacagctggccttggaggctcctcaggaacctcctccacaggaggttttggaggctcCCCAATAGGCTTCGGGGGAGGCTCTACAACAGGCTATGGGAGTTCCTCAGGTACCTCCTCCACAGGTCTTGGAGGCTCTACAGCTGGCcttggaggctccacaggaggttttggaggctctacagctggccttggaggctccacaggaggttttggaggctctacagctggccttggaggctcctcaggaacctcctccacaggaggttttggaggctctACAGGAGGTTTAACAGGTTCTTCTGCTGGCcttggaggctccacaggaggttttggctctacagctggccttggaggctccacaggaggttttggaggctccacaggaggtcttggaggctccacaggaggtcttggaggctccacaggaggttttggaggctcCACAGGTcttggaggctccacaggaggtcttggaggctccacaggaggtcttggaggctccacaggaggtcttggaggctccacaggaggCCTTGGAGGCTCTACAGCTAGCCTTGGAGGCTCCTCAGGAACCTCCTccacaggaggttttggaggctcttcagctggccttggaggctccacaggaggttttggaggctccacaggaggttttggaggctctACAGCTGGCCTTGGAGGCTTCACAGGAGGTTTAGGAGGCTCTACAGCTGGCcttggaggctccacaggaggttttggaggctctTCAGCTGGCCTTGGAGGCTTCACAGGAGGTTTAGGAGGCTCTACAGCTGGCcttggaggctccacaggaggtTTAGGAGGTTCTACAGCTGGCcttggaggctccacaggaggttttggaggctcttcagctggccttggaggctccacaggaggttttggaggctctacagctggccttggaggctccacaggaggttttggaggctctacagctggccttggaggctccacaggaggttttggaggctcttcagctggccttggaggctccacaggaggtTTAGGAGGCTCTACAGCTGGCCTTGGAGGCTCCTCAGGAACCTCCTCCACAGGAGGTACTGGAGGCTCCACAATAGGCTTCAAGGGAGGCTCTACAGCAGGCTATGGCAGCTCCTCAGGTACATCCTCCACGGGAGGTTTTGGAAGTTCTACAGCTGGCCATGGAGGCTCCTCAGGAACCTCCTccacaggaggttttggaggctctTCAGCTGGCGttggaggctccacaggaggtTTTGGAAGCTCTACAGCTGGCCATGGAGGCTCCTCAGGAACCTCCTccacaggaggttttggaggctctACAGCTGGCCATGGAGGCTCCTCAGGAACCTCCTccacaggaggttttggaggctctACAGCTGGCCATGGAGGCTCCTCAGGAATCTCCTccacaggaggttttggaggctcttcagctggccttggaggctccacaggaggAATTGAAGGCTCTACCGCTGGCcttggaggctccacaggaggtTTTAGAGGATCTACAGCTAGCCTTGGAGGCTCCTCAGGAACCTCCTCCACAGGAGGATTTAGAGGCTCTACAGCTGGCcttggaggctccacaggaggttttggaggctctACAGCTGGCCATGAAGGCTCCTCAGGAACCTCCTccacaggaggttttggaggctctACAGCTGGCCATGGAGGCTCCTCAGGAATCTCCTccacaggaggttttggaggctcttcagctggccttggaggctccacaggaggAATTGAAGGCTCTACAGCTGGCcttggaggctccacaggaggtATTGGAGGCTCTACAGCTGGCCTTGGAGGGTCCACAGGAGGTTTTAGAGGCTCTACAGCTGGCCTTGGAGGCTCCTCAGGAACCTCCTCCACAGGAGGATTTAGAGGCTCTACAGCTAGCCTTGGAGGCTCTACAGGAGGATCTGGAGGCTCTACAGCTGGCCTTAGGGGCTCCTCAGGAACTTCCTccacaggaggttttggaggctctACAGCTGGCCTTGGGGGCTCCTCAGGAACCTCCTCCACAGGAGGATTTAGAGGCTCTACAGCTGGCcttggaggctccacaggaggttttggaggctctACAGCTGGCCATGGAGGCTCCTCAGGTTCCAGAGGAGGTCTTGGAGGTTCTGCAGCTGGCGCTGGAGGCTCCACAGGAGGAAGATTTGGAGGTTCAGCAGGTGGATTCAAGAGCACATCACACCATGAAGGTACACTCGGATGCTTTGATTTTCCCTGTACAGTTGAAGTACACAGTATTcagtatcagtttttttttttttttttttttttttttttttttttttgctgttgtttttttttcaaccaaTATACGACGGAATGCTGTTGACTCAAAGATATCTGTGTAAACCTTTATAGTAATGGTTGCAATCTAATAATAATTGAGATAATGTATGTTCCCAGTCAGTGGGGTTAGGTTTGTTGATTTACTTTTGTTGATAATTATAGCACTTTGAGAGCCGTCAAATTTGGTATCGAGGAAGTATGGTTACCTGCCAACTAAATATAGCAGTTATAATCAGTGTAACCCATTAcacaatgttaatattaatacggCGTAAGATGTTTATCTCTGCCTTATCCTGCCAAACAGCTGTGGTGAATGTTTATTCCAGGCAGGGGTTGAAGGGACAGCAATTCAccatgaataagaaaaaattgTCCAACTTAAGGGGAATATTGGTCAATAATGCAACTTTATccggctgatgatgatgaaaattaaataCGATTTTTGGATTGCAGGTTTGGACATCCAGATCCTCAGG
It encodes:
- the LOC138864877 gene encoding uncharacterized PE-PGRS family protein PE_PGRS54-like: MIAKTVICVYAALLTTAAPSGHTVIPVPAVLYSAPDVQNEPSGGFIRTSPRTVSTSTPRPSNQLSQVNLSDAVKPGTSSAAPTGGSAFLSTSSGDVTDSPGGFTSSAGVLIEPAGSHGFIQGSSGLASTLDLSHSTEPFKVTTESSGGSSGSLGSSSGTFSIGGFGTSTTTPRGTTAGHGDSTEKYRGLTETSVGTFGGSTTGLGGSTGGFGGSTAGLGGSTGGGFGGSTAGFGGSTGGFGGSTAGLGGSSGTSSTGGFEGSTAGLGGSTGGFGGSTAGLGGSTGGFGGSTAGLGGSTGGFGGSTAGLGGSSGTSSTGGFGGSTAGLGGSTGGFGGSTAGLGGSSGTSSTGGFGGSTAGLGGSTGGIGSSTAGLGGSTGGFGGSTAGLGGSSGTSSTGGFGGSTAGLGGSTGSFEGSATGTFSTGGFGGSPIGFGGGSTTGYDSSSGTSSTGLGGSTAGLGGSTGTSSTGGIRGSTIGFGGGSTTGYGSSSGTSSIGLGGSTAGLGDSTGGFGGSTASLGGSSGTSSTGGFGGSTGGLAGSTAGLGGSTGGFGGSTAGLGGSTGGLGGSTAGLGGSSGTSSTGGFGGSTAGLGGSTEGLGGSTAGLGGSSGTSSTGGTGGSTIGFKGGSTAGYGSSSGTSSTGGFGSSTAGHGGFSGTSSTGGFGGSSAGVGGSTGGFGSSTAGHGGTSVTSSTGGFGGSSAGLGGYTGGLAGTTAGVGGSTGGFGGSTAGLGGSSGTSSTGGFGGSSAGLGGSTGGFGGSTAGLGGSSGTSSTGDFGGSTAGLGGSSGTSSTGGFGGSTGGLTGSTAGLGGSTGGFGGSTAGLGGSTGGFGGSTAGLGGSSGTSSTGGIRGSTIGFGGGSTTGYGSSSGTSSTGLGGSTGGLGGSTASLGGSSGGFGGSTGGLGGSTGGLGGSTVGLGDSTGGLGGSTGGLGGSTGGLGGSTGGLGGSTGGLGGSTGGLGGSTGGLGGSTGGLGGSTASLGGSSGTSSTGGFGGSSAGLGGSTGGLGGSTAGLGGSSGTSSTGGIRGSPIGFGGGSTTGYGSSSGTSSTGLGGSTAGLGGSAGGFGGSTAGLGGSSGTSSTGDFGGSTAGLGGSTGGFGGSTAGLGGSTGGLGGSTAGLGGSSGTSSTGGFGGSTGGLTGSTAGLGGSTGGFGGSTAGLGGSTGGFGGSTAGLGGSSGTSSTGDFGGSTAGLGGSTGGFGGSTAGLGDSSGTSSTGGIRGSTIGFEGGSTTGYGSSSGTSSTGLGGSTGGLGGSTASFGGSSGTSSTGGFGGSTGGLAGSTAGLGGSTGGFGGSTAGLGGSTGGFGGSTAGLGGSTGGFGGSTAGLGGTTGGFGGSTGGLGGSTGGLGGSSGTSSTGGFGGSSAGLGGSTGGLGGSTAGLGGSSGTSSTGGFGGSPIGFGGGSTTGYGSSSGTSSTGLGGSTAGLGGSTGGFGGSTAGLGGSTGGFGGSTAGLGGSSGTSSTGGFGGSTGGLTGSSAGLGGSTGGFGSTAGLGGSTGGFGGSTGGLGGSTGGLGGSTGGFGGSTGLGGSTGGLGGSTGGLGGSTGGLGGSTGGLGGSTASLGGSSGTSSTGGFGGSSAGLGGSTGGFGGSTGGFGGSTAGLGGFTGGLGGSTAGLGGSTGGFGGSSAGLGGFTGGLGGSTAGLGGSTGGLGGSTAGLGGSTGGFGGSSAGLGGSTGGFGGSTAGLGGSTGGFGGSTAGLGGSTGGFGGSSAGLGGSTGGLGGSTAGLGGSSGTSSTGGTGGSTIGFKGGSTAGYGSSSGTSSTGGFGSSTAGHGGSSGTSSTGGFGGSSAGVGGSTGGFGSSTAGHGGSSGTSSTGGFGGSTAGHGGSSGTSSTGGFGGSTAGHGGSSGISSTGGFGGSSAGLGGSTGGIEGSTAGLGGSTGGFRGSTASLGGSSGTSSTGGFRGSTAGLGGSTGGFGGSTAGHEGSSGTSSTGGFGGSTAGHGGSSGISSTGGFGGSSAGLGGSTGGIEGSTAGLGGSTGGIGGSTAGLGGSTGGFRGSTAGLGGSSGTSSTGGFRGSTASLGGSTGGSGGSTAGLRGSSGTSSTGGFGGSTAGLGGSSGTSSTGGFRGSTAGLGGSTGGFGGSTAGHGGSSGSRGGLGGSAAGAGGSTGGRFGGSAGGFKSTSHHEGLDIQILRDDRQGPDEEGNYEFSFENENGIIRQEQGIAKGESGAVTQQGGWSFSFPDGTPASFNFVADEKGFRVESDLLPTPPPLPAHALAQIERARQQTPTPPQAPPRPDGAKPSSQNPSRTYGYP